In Drosophila bipectinata strain 14024-0381.07 chromosome 2R, DbipHiC1v2, whole genome shotgun sequence, one genomic interval encodes:
- the Fbxo42 gene encoding F-box only protein 42: MDANKVDSENDNCAATSDANLNQLPDEILEFIFTYMPPYGDLEHCSLVCKRWHGIVKNLVRRSKINLEKGLTDFRLRWEVFSQETNTAGAGSALSFIAGRFAHSAVRQGNSMYVFGGGSSSDTTFNDLWRFDLTHMRWARPVATGTYPSPKGSASMVAWRDQLVLFGGWRYPSLHPPYQPWCLFDELHYYDLGKNRWLQRNTLYCPPPMAGHSATVHGDRMVVFGGYQIKDDVNINSNDTWVLDLAEPRWWQPLFVGNTRPTPRYGQIQIDLGKNHLLVVGGCGGANRVYTDAWLLDMTRDVWCWKAINVRNKRFGAVHMWCNPGCKVNNYLVVVGPSPNMPQDFQMMKQSRLPVIGGRGPAAPNPLQNLPQRAHRIQLPERRLGGGVGVAGPNRPGNMRPGIGGAPLGPQEQYLANRRAILNQHMQQAQQFLHNNNVNNNNNNYQPRSGRLSDLHAPPAPAPAPAVAAPSPPVRPSAPPSPADRDVDAAQRLQRNLALRCRDNEPRLPKRFDELYEDPFRMAAFNVPTRSRSASRDHNERIRRMEEKMNAIRNSRRSAPAAAQVEPQPLRAPSPKRLRCNVQSLFVCDISGILDSNDPGLDWVEYKNFGVLKGAPDRLILSSLIAGNGELILFGGVHKETLTDITHHVSNSIHFLSVPRDII; encoded by the exons ATGGATGCGAACAAGGTCGACAGCGAAAACGACAACTGCGCGGCGACCTCGGACGCCAATCTCAATCAGCTACCAGATGAGATCCTGGAGTTTATTTTCACCTATATGCCACCCTACGGGGACCTGGAGCACTGCAGTCTAGTGTGCAAGCGCTGGCACGGGATCGTAAAAA ATCTCGTGAGAAGGTCGAAAATCAATTTGGAGAAGGGTCTAACCGACTTTCGACTTCGATGGGAGGTATTTTCTCAGGAAACCAACACTGCTGGAGCCGGATCTGCCTTGTCATTCATTGCTGGACGTTTCGCCCATTCTGCTGTACGGCAAGGTAACTCGATGTATGTGTTTGGCGGCGGCTCGTCCTCGGACACCACCTTTAATGATCTCTGGCGATTTGATTTGACGCACATGCGTTGGGCGAGACCTGTGGCGACGGGCACCTATCCCTCGCCGAAGGGCAGCGCCTCTATGGTGGCTTGGCGAGATCAACTTGTATTATTCGGCGGCTGGCGTTATCCCTCACTTCATCCACCGTACCAGCCGTGGTGTCTGTTCGATGAGCTCCACTACTACGATCTCGGGAAGAATCGTTGGCTGCAGAGGAATACGCTTTATTGTCCACCGCCAATGGCAGGGCACTCGGCCACAGTACACGGCGACCGGATGGTTGTATTCGGTGGCTATCAGATTAAGGACGATGTGAATATCAATTCCAACGATACATGGGTTCTGGATTTGGCAGAACCACGCTGGTGGCAGCCTCTTTTCGTGGGGAACACGCGCCCAACTCCACGCTACGGCCAAATACAAATAGATCTGGGAAAGAACCACCTTCTGGTCGTGGGAGGATGTGGAGGAGCCAATCGGGTGTACACTGACGCCTGGCTGCTGGACATGACAAGGGACGTCTGGTGCTGGAAGGCCATCAATGTCCGCAACAAACGCTTCGGAGCCGTCCACATGTGGTGCAATCCAGGCTGCAAGGTCAACAACTATCTAGTGGTGGTGGGACCGTCGCCTAACATGCCCCAGGACTTTCAAATGATGAAGCAAAGCCGTCTGCCGGTCATTGGTGGCCGGGGTCCAGCCGCACCCAATCCCTTGCAGAATCTACCCCAACGGGCCCATCGAATACAGCTTCCAGAAAGGCGCCTGGGCGGAGGAGTAGGCGTGGCTGGACCGAACCGACCGGGAAACATGCGACCTGGCATAGGAGGCGCACCTCTCGGCCCTCAAGAGCAGTATTTGGCAAACCGGAGAGCCATTCTTAACCAGCACATGCAGCAGGCACAGCAATTCCTGCACAACAACAATGtgaataacaacaacaacaactaccaGCCACGTTCGGGGAGATTGAGTGATCTGCATGCTCCGCCAGCTCCCGCTCCTGCTCCAGCTGTGGCTGCTCCCTCACCGCCAGTGCGTCCAAGCGCACCACCATCCCCCGCCGATAGAGATGTGGATGCTGCCCAGCGCCTGCAGAGAAATTTGGCGCTTCGGTGTCGTGATAACGAACCCAGACTCCCCAAACGCTTCGATGAGCTGTACGAG GATCCCTTTCGTATGGCTGCATTTAATGTGCCCACTCGATCGAGAAGTGCGTCACGGGATCACAACGAGCGCATCCGCCGCATGGAGGAGAAGATGAACGCCATCAGGAACTCCCGTCGCAGTGCACCCGCCGCCGCTCAAGTAGAGCCCCAACCATTACGCGCTCCGTCTCCCAAACGTCTTCGCTGCAATGTTCAATCTCTGTTTGTTTGTGACATCTCTGGTATTCTTGATAGTAACGATCCCGGCCTCGACTGGGTTGAGTATAAAAACTTTGGAGTGCTCAAGGGTGCCCCGGATCGTCTCATACTTTCGAGCCTTATCGCCGGCAACGGCGAGCTGATCCTATTCGGCGGCGTGCACAAGGAGACGCTAACAGACATCACACACCATGTATCCAATTCCATACACTTCCTAAGTGTGCCACGTGATATTATCTAA
- the LOC108123547 gene encoding divergent protein kinase domain 2A — MHLLTGQLRIVLVLALLQDLQVKPQKDIFQEHFESDLQLCPACFSTQRKQCEEVFEAIREPSDLNKLWKAITLLFDRREIFWLEIGTSHEKSSWLLAKRKSIVSSNQSLSSLQEEFVDLEERPGGFHLCRTAQKSSRFINYLNQRGYDTASIYFYMLHNISPLLMQELHHLDFPVPNTYAICGLTHFQAYAGRTLNHYIEAGEDLRREIARQLIHLSLKLTFGFADFRIFLTDFTTDNLAFDEDTRRVLLIDLDSVVMVDAASTSGQSQKYEPLPGEGFTFDVSAFCSGRQLDANVYQVCVLLRDFLLKDLDDERLQLMMKKCVECQDDLCDMRFQYAYDLIKLLDS, encoded by the coding sequence ATGCACCTGCTGACTGGGCAACTTAGAATAGTGCTTGTACTGGCTCTGTTGCAGGATCTTCAGGTGAAGCCTCAGAAGGATATTTTCCAGGAGCACTTCGAGAGCGACCTGCAACTGTGCCCCGCCTGCTTTTCCACTCAGCGTAAGCAGTGCGAGGAGGTCTTCGAGGCGATACGAGAGCCCTCTGATTTAAACAAGCTTTGGAAGGCGATAACTCTCCTCTTCGATCGTCGCGAGATCTTCTGGCTGGAGATAGGAACCAGCCACGAAAAGAGTTCTTGGCTTCTGGCCAAGCGGAAGAGTATTGTCTCCAGTAACCAAAGCTTGAGCTCCTTGCAAGAAGAGTTCGTAGATCTGGAAGAGCGCCCTGGTGGCTTCCATCTTTGTCGCACTGCCCAGAAGTCCTCACgattcataaattatttaaaccaGCGTGGATATGACACCGCGAGCATTTATTTCTACATGCTGCACAACATAAGCCCACTGCTGATGCAGGAATTGCATCATTTGGACTTTCCTGTGCCCAACACCTATGCTATTTGTGGCTTGACTCATTTCCAGGCCTACGCAGGACGCACTTTAAACCACTACATCGAAGCTGGTGAGGATTTGCGTCGGGAGATAGCGCGGCAGTTGATCCACTTGTCTCTCAAGCTGACCTTTGGGTTTGCGGACTTTCGGATTTTCCTCACGGACTTCACCACAGACAACTTAGCATTCGACGAAGACACCAGAAGAGTGCTGCTCATCGACTTGGATTCCGTGGTAATGGTGGATGCCGCATCCACTTCCGGACAGTCGCAAAAGTACGAGCCCTTGCCAGGAGAAGGTTTCACCTTTGATGTTTCGGCCTTTTGCTCTGGCCGCCAGCTGGACGCGAATGTCTACCAGGTGTGCGTCCTGCTCAGGGACTTCCTGCTCAAAGATCTCGATGATGAAAGACTGCAGCTTATGATGAAGAAGTGTGTGGAATGCCAAGATGACCTATGTGATATGCGTTTCCAGTACGCCTACGATTTGATAAAACTGCTGGACAGTTAG
- the LOC108123546 gene encoding uncharacterized protein isoform X1: MISISAMERKDQVRAENLLGRRYGQLFHDGKYTDCVFHVCEEQIKCHKLILTTASPVFEAMFYGPLQKNDPASEIEIHDISAPVFKILVEYIYTGSVDYNSLELVSCIELYYAAEKYLLEELISDSLMAVTCKLRFANILPALELSVCMGLDSLLEVCMTFFMRCCANNGQYMNHLKEHYVHVSKECVKAIIAACKEPHKLLIWYVYEWTRQECEQLGLDPGDSGLVANELGGESTDWPVAAELKPPTPTLTPIISIERCYYKACRPFTVDADCPVFRLRLKCSRFISLMGLVLNSRLTPNRLGHVQELEYRESLRLDLCELPSDTEGPATEPVWSHKVQNQTTKYNCDLHISWRREEACVLNPELSYELQIRWDSNAYGAEYPCSLQSCQADGIRFTDGDSFSGSLVKGLRYSNLV, translated from the exons ATG ATAAGCATCTCAGCGATGGAACGAAAGGACCAGGTACGGGCAGAAAACTTGCTCGGCAGACGCTACGGGCAGCTTTTTCACGACGGAAAGTACACGGATTGTGTGTTTCACGTGTGCGAGGAACAAATCAAGTGCCACAAGCTCATACTGACCACCGCCAGTCCGGTCTTCGAGGCAATGTTTTACGGCCCGCTACAGAAAAACGACCCAGCCTCCGAGATTGAGATCCACGACATCAGTGCTCCCGTTTTTAAAATCCTAGTGGAGTACATCTACACTGGCTCGGTGGACTACAACAGTCTGGAGTTGGTGTCTTGCATTGAGCTTTACTATGCCGCGGAGAAGTATTTGCTGGAAGAACTCATTTCCGATTCCCTCATGGCCGTCACCTGCAAGCTTCGCTTCGCCAATATCCTGCCCGCTCTGGAGCTGAGCGTTTGCATGGGCCTGGATTCCCTTCTGGAGGTGTGCATGACCTTCTTTATGCGCTGCTGCGCCAACAACGGCCAGTATATGAATCATCTCAAAGAGCACTATGTGCATGTGTCCAAGGAGTGCGTCAAGGCCATTATAGCCGCCTGCAAAGAGCCGCACAAGCTGCTCATTTGGTACGTCTATGAGTGGACCCGACAGGAGTGCGAGCAGCTGGGCCTCGATCCCGGAGATTCGGGCTTGGTGGCTAACGAATTGGGAGGCGAATCTACCGATTGGCCAGTGGCTGCAGAGCTGAAGCCTCCGACTCCCACTTTGACGCCCATTATTTCCATTGAACGTTGCTATTACAAGGCTTGCCGGCCGTTCACGGTGGACGCCGACTGCCCAGTCTTTCGCCTGCGACTCAAGTGCTCCCGATTTATATCCCTAATGGGCTTGGTGCTGAACAGCCGGTTGACACCCAATCGCTTGGGCCATGTGCAGGAGCTGGAGTATCGGGAATCCTTAAGACTGGACCTCTGCGAGTTGCCATCCGATACAGAGGGGCCAGCAACGGAGCCGGTGTGGAGCCACAAGGTGCAGAACCAGACCACAAAGTACAACTGTGATCTGCACATCAGCTGGCGGCGCGAGGAGGCGTGTGTCCTCAATCCGGAGCTATCGTACGAGCTGCAGATACGCTGGGATAGCAATGCCTACGGGGCTGAATATCCTTGCAGTCTGCAATCTTGTCAGGCGGACGGAATTCGATTCACGGACGGCGACAGCTTTAGCGGCAGTCTCGTCAAAGGACTACGCTACTCTAACCTAGTATAG
- the LOC108123546 gene encoding uncharacterized protein isoform X2, producing the protein MERKDQVRAENLLGRRYGQLFHDGKYTDCVFHVCEEQIKCHKLILTTASPVFEAMFYGPLQKNDPASEIEIHDISAPVFKILVEYIYTGSVDYNSLELVSCIELYYAAEKYLLEELISDSLMAVTCKLRFANILPALELSVCMGLDSLLEVCMTFFMRCCANNGQYMNHLKEHYVHVSKECVKAIIAACKEPHKLLIWYVYEWTRQECEQLGLDPGDSGLVANELGGESTDWPVAAELKPPTPTLTPIISIERCYYKACRPFTVDADCPVFRLRLKCSRFISLMGLVLNSRLTPNRLGHVQELEYRESLRLDLCELPSDTEGPATEPVWSHKVQNQTTKYNCDLHISWRREEACVLNPELSYELQIRWDSNAYGAEYPCSLQSCQADGIRFTDGDSFSGSLVKGLRYSNLV; encoded by the coding sequence ATGGAACGAAAGGACCAGGTACGGGCAGAAAACTTGCTCGGCAGACGCTACGGGCAGCTTTTTCACGACGGAAAGTACACGGATTGTGTGTTTCACGTGTGCGAGGAACAAATCAAGTGCCACAAGCTCATACTGACCACCGCCAGTCCGGTCTTCGAGGCAATGTTTTACGGCCCGCTACAGAAAAACGACCCAGCCTCCGAGATTGAGATCCACGACATCAGTGCTCCCGTTTTTAAAATCCTAGTGGAGTACATCTACACTGGCTCGGTGGACTACAACAGTCTGGAGTTGGTGTCTTGCATTGAGCTTTACTATGCCGCGGAGAAGTATTTGCTGGAAGAACTCATTTCCGATTCCCTCATGGCCGTCACCTGCAAGCTTCGCTTCGCCAATATCCTGCCCGCTCTGGAGCTGAGCGTTTGCATGGGCCTGGATTCCCTTCTGGAGGTGTGCATGACCTTCTTTATGCGCTGCTGCGCCAACAACGGCCAGTATATGAATCATCTCAAAGAGCACTATGTGCATGTGTCCAAGGAGTGCGTCAAGGCCATTATAGCCGCCTGCAAAGAGCCGCACAAGCTGCTCATTTGGTACGTCTATGAGTGGACCCGACAGGAGTGCGAGCAGCTGGGCCTCGATCCCGGAGATTCGGGCTTGGTGGCTAACGAATTGGGAGGCGAATCTACCGATTGGCCAGTGGCTGCAGAGCTGAAGCCTCCGACTCCCACTTTGACGCCCATTATTTCCATTGAACGTTGCTATTACAAGGCTTGCCGGCCGTTCACGGTGGACGCCGACTGCCCAGTCTTTCGCCTGCGACTCAAGTGCTCCCGATTTATATCCCTAATGGGCTTGGTGCTGAACAGCCGGTTGACACCCAATCGCTTGGGCCATGTGCAGGAGCTGGAGTATCGGGAATCCTTAAGACTGGACCTCTGCGAGTTGCCATCCGATACAGAGGGGCCAGCAACGGAGCCGGTGTGGAGCCACAAGGTGCAGAACCAGACCACAAAGTACAACTGTGATCTGCACATCAGCTGGCGGCGCGAGGAGGCGTGTGTCCTCAATCCGGAGCTATCGTACGAGCTGCAGATACGCTGGGATAGCAATGCCTACGGGGCTGAATATCCTTGCAGTCTGCAATCTTGTCAGGCGGACGGAATTCGATTCACGGACGGCGACAGCTTTAGCGGCAGTCTCGTCAAAGGACTACGCTACTCTAACCTAGTATAG
- the MED16 gene encoding mediator of RNA polymerase II transcription subunit 16 has protein sequence MTILYKVEGKEFSKDSVFPQKVVLCSVSARNIVAFSSLQSAIVPSAADAGDPGSNVSLGASNSHVYVCDIVTPWEYYKVCSSKSLISVLQWSPNGEQLLMGYIGGRVEIWQPRNQSINMWLLQFHANVPSEDIIQAQFFHNGKGVIFNPQKKDHTYYAEKFERLEHRPTLAGFGSVASDGCLLLTSSGLLAAFSMPQLQRASAGLGPVETPYPEIQELTPTLHSIGISRSFIEHCSMTPSPSGAVNVAFSCGWQQQLVQCFKVSLSLEGELGLEQHLAIKSESQASIFLGPLDGRKITHIKCTRVANEDVIFIAYACPDGAGSQLEQWTLTRRRQNVHALLQGSNAKPNEFVQSESWEQVAKAHLNASLADICVTRLAVSSADSCQVYAILQDNSVQVLEANSLKHINHTQFEKVSDASGGVRFVSGDLTPTSQMLLLFDSHAQLHAMQAPLIKQTGAGLLLLEYCIVTGCDASDVLLLNLGNLEMLVEKLTDNFTRQPSYVRHYYYSNFLALKSNLCRVQQQEFDNLIILHAISTTFKSLLRPSDLGSQDKGPADNLAMKLAESIPDVDTVMLNLDAKDFTVEPVMLQSLQQLIQWVTDLALNMLHRLPEEVMKCKLSGKRPSYDISRDIVAIGSLRELLVMIRIWGLLNTQCLPVYTKLMDNIDVLVILFRLLTRLAQNPAEPDELLLDECSLLSKQLLIPQPSKFTPTTLLSAQGFAAVKSGQLQFTSLVEPSCLQDMETEDVVFARSVKDGVSNLQLGARPSTIRRCARCGFVFVNNASKVAKTSALKAWFSKWLHCHCGGFWKQNH, from the coding sequence ATGACAATTTTATACAAAGTAGAGGGCAAGGAGTTCAGCAAGGACAGCGTTTTTCCGCAAAAGGTGGTCCTCTGCTCCGTTTCTGCGCGTAACATCGTAGCATTTAGCAGTTTGCAAAGCGCCATTGTTCCATCCGCGGCGGACGCCGGTGATCCAGGATCCAATGTTAGTCTTGGAGCCAGCAACAGccatgtgtatgtgtgcgacATAGTGACACCCTGGGAATACTACAAGGTGTGCTCGTCCAAATCCCTGATCAGCGTCCTTCAATGGAGTCCCAATGGCGAGCAGCTACTCATGGGCTATATTGGAGGCCGAGTCGAAATATGGCAGCCAAGGAACCAGTCCATCAATATGTGGCTTCTGCAATTCCATGCCAACGTGCCCAGCGAGGATATCATACAGGCGCAGTTCTTCCACAACGGCAAGGGCGTTATCTTCAATCCTCAAAAGAAGGACCACACCTACTATGCGGAAAAGTTTGAACGCTTGGAGCACCGGCCCACACTAGCAGGATTTGGGAGTGTAGCCAGCGATGGGTGCTTACTCCTTACCTCATCCGGTTTACTGGCCGCCTTCAGTATGCCCCAGTTGCAGAGGGCTTCCGCAGGACTGGGTCCTGTTGAGACCCCATATCCCGAGATTCAGGAACTGACGCCCACGCTTCACAGCATCGGTATCTCGAGGAGCTTTATCGAACACTGCAGCATGACACCCAGTCCATCGGGAGCTGTGAATGTGGCGTTTAGTTGCGgatggcagcagcagctggtACAGTGCTTCAAAGTCTCCCTATCTTTGGAAGGAGAACTGGGTCTGGAGCAGCATCTGGCCATTAAGTCAGAGTCCCAAGCTAGCATATTTCTGGGCCCCCTGGACGGACGAAAAATCACCCACATAAAGTGTACACGGGTGGCAAACGAGGATGTAATCTTCATCGCGTATGCCTGTCCGGACGGAGCAGGAAGCCAGCTGGAACAGTGGACGCTTACACGCCGTCGCCAGAACGTCCATGCCTTGCTCCAAGGATCAAACGCCAAACCAAACGAGTTTGTACAGTCCGAGAGTTGGGAGCAGGTGGCTAAGGCGCATCTGAACGCCTCTTTGGCGGATATTTGTGTTACCCGGCTCGCGGTGTCCTCGGCCGACTCTTGTCAGGTGTACGCGATCCTGCAGGACAACAGTGTCCAGGTGTTGGAAGCCAACTCCCTGAAGCATATCAACCACACTCAATTTGAAAAGGTGTCCGACGCCAGTGGTGGAGTGAGATTCGTAAGCGGCGACTTGACACCAACTAGCCAAATGCTCTTGCTTTTCGATAGCCATGCTCAGCTGCACGCGATGCAGGCTCCGCTAATCAAGCAAACTGGAGCTGGCCTGCTTCTGCTGGAGTACTGCATTGTCACCGGATGCGACGCCAGTGATGTTCTCCTTTTGAATCTTGGGAATTTGGAGATGCTAGTGGAAAAGCTCACAGACAATTTCACCCGACAGCCCTCATATGTCCGGCACTACTACTACTCTAACTTTTTGGCCCTCAAGTCCAATCTGTGTCGAGTGCAACAGCAGGAGTTCGACAACCTGATCATCTTGCATGCCATTTCGACAACGTTCAAGAGCTTGCTGCGACCGTCCGACCTGGGCAGCCAAGACAAAGGGCCCGCCGATAATTTAGCCATGAAACTGGCAGAATCCATTCCCGACGTGGACACCGTCATGCTGAATTTAGACGCCAAAGACTTCACCGTAGAGCCCGTAATGCTTCAAAGCCTGCAGCAGTTAATTCAGTGGGTCACGGACCTGGCCCTCAACATGCTCCACCGACTTCCAGAGGAGGTGATGAAGTGCAAACTCTCCGGCAAGCGTCCTAGCTACGACATCAGCCGGGACATCGTCGCCATTGGCAGCCTGCGCGAGTTGCTGGTCATGATTCGCATCTGGGGCCTGCTTAATACCCAGTGTCTTCCAGTCTACACCAAGTTAATGGACAACATTGACGTGCTGGTCATTCTGTTTCGCCTGCTCACTCGCTTGGCCCAGAATCCTGCCGAGCCTGATGAGCTTTTGCTGGACGAGTGCAGTCTCCTGTCCAAGCAGCTGCTTATACCTCAACCCAGCAAGTTTACCCCAACAACGTTGTTGAGTGCCCAGGGTTTCGCGGCCGTAAAGTCGGGCCAGCTCCAGTTCACCTCGCTGGTCGAGCCTTCCTGTCTGCAGGACATGGAAACGGAGGATGTCGTTTTCGCCAGGTCGGTGAAGGACGGTGTAAGTAACCTCCAGCTGGGGGCCCGGCCAAGCACCATCCGTCGTTGTGCCCGTTGTGGGTTCGTGTTTGTGAATAATGCCAGCAAAGTGGCGAAGACATCTGCCCTGAAAGCTTGGTTCAGTAAGTGGCTTCATTGTCATTGCGGCGGATTTTGGAAGCAAAATCACTAG